CATGGCTCGCCACGCCCAATATGATGCCGCCCACGATGTTGATGACCAGGATCAGGATGCCCGCGACCGCATCGCCCTTCACGAACTTGCTCGCGCCGTCCATGGAGCCGTAGAAATCGGCCTCGGTCGCCACTTCCCGGCGGCGCACCTTGGCTTCCTCCGGGGTCAGCAGGCCCGCATTCAGGTCCGCGTCGATCGCCATCTGCTTGCCCGGCAGGGCGTCGAGGGTGAAGCGCGCGCTGACTTCCGACACGCGCCCCGCGCCCTTGGTGATGACGACCAGGTTGATGATCATCAGGATCGCGAAGACGAAGATGCCGACGACATAATCGCCGCCGATCAGGAAATGGCCGAAGGCTTCGATCACATGGCCCGCCGCGTCCGATCCTTCATGGCCCGACACCAGCACCACGCGCGTGGACGCCACGTTGAGCGCCAGCCGCAGCAAGGTCGCGAACAGCAGCACCGTTGGAAAGCTGGAGAAATCGAGCGGCTTGGCGGCATTCAGCGCCACCATCAACACCGCGAGGGAGATCATGATGTTGGTGATGAACCCGATGTCCAGCATCACCGCCGGCACCGGCACCATCATGAACAGCACGACCATCAGCGTCGCGATGGGCAGCACCGCGCCCCTGGCGGCGTTCATCCAGATTTTCGTCTTGACCTGGGCGGGAGTCATAAGAAGCCGTTACCTTCCGAGGGTGGCGAGCATGAGATAGGCGAGACGCGCCGTCTGCGGCTGCGGCCGGACGCTCACGTCGGCCGCGCTGGCAAGGCGCTGGGTTTCGATCCGCACATAGTCGGCGGGCTGGACGGCCTTCGCGCCGGTGGGCAGCGCCGCATCGGCATAGCGCACCTCTCCGCCCAGCGAATCCATGCCCTTCTGCAACTTGGCGTTGAAGCGGTCGCGAATGTCGGCGAAGCTGCGGGCATGGCCCTGCTTGTCGTAGAAGATCGAGCGATTGGCCCGCGCCGCCGCCGGGAACAGCGAAGCCGCCGTCGCTTGCGGCGCGCGGTCATGGCTGGACAGGAACTTCGCCGCCCCGCCCACGCCCAGGAAATGCGCGAGATAAAGATCGACCGGCTGCGCCTCGCGCCCCAGCCGCTGCTCCAGATAGGCCTTGTTGTCGGCGGCATGTTCCGCCGCCATGACCGAAGCCGTCTCCGGATGGTTGCGCAGGTCGAGGATCTGCTGCCGCAAGTCCGGGTCCGACACATAATAGCGGCCATTGGCGCCCCGGCTGACCGCGTCGGCGGCCCAGCCCAGCCCATATTCGCTGCCATGCTTGTCGATGACGGCAAGCCAGCTCTGGTCGATGAATTGATAAAGCCCCCGCGCGGACGATGTGGCCGCGCGCGCATGGGGATTGAGGCTGCTTTCGATCTTCGCCTGCCCCAGCAGGTAACCGAAATCGACGCCCGTGCGGCGGCTGGCCATGGCGATCGCGTTGGTGACGCGATTGCCGGTCGAAGCCCCCTGCACTGTGATGTCCGCAAATGCCGACACGTGAACAATCCCCTTTGCTAGCGGGGATCATTAGAGCAAGCCTTATGCCAATATTTGGTTAACGCGGCCGTAGGAAAATGCGAGCGGTTCGGAAAAAGGCTGTTCTGGGGTGGGGAGCGGACTGTCGCGGCTTAGATGCCAACCCCCGTTCGCCCTGAGCTTGTCGAAGGGTCAGCCTGAGCGAAGTCGAAGGCAACACCTCACTTCGTTCGGTGGAAAGCTTCTACTTCGCTCAGCCCGAACGAATGAAGGAGTGTCCCCTTCTGGCCGATAGCTGCCAAGACTGTGGATCGAATACCGTCGAGACTGTTGAAAAAGTCGCTTGAGTTGCGGCTGGGGGAGTGATTCCATCGCGAGTGTAGTCGGGAGATGCGGCGATGATGGGTAAGCTGGATGGGCAGGATCGGCTGTTTTACGAGTTTCGGCTGAACGATCATGTGCCAGCGGATCATCTGCTGCGGCGGATTGATACGGTTCTGGATTTCGGCTTCGTGCGCGAACATCTCGCCAGCAGCTACAGCGCGATGGGGCGACCATCGATCGATCCCGAACTGATGATGCGGATGCTGCTGGTGGGCTATCTTTTCGGCATCCGGTCCGAGCGCAGGCTATGCGAGGAAGTGCATCTCAACCTTGCCTATCGCTGGTACTGCCGCCTTGATCTGGACGGTCGCGTGCCGGACCATTCGACCTTCAGCAAGAACCGCTATGGCCGCTTCCGCGACGGAGAGTTGCACCGGTTGCTGTTCGATGAGGTCGTCCGCCGCTGTGTCGAGGCGGGGCTCGTGATCGGCCACGACACCGCCGTGGACGCCAGCATGGTCGAAGCCGACGCCAACTATGAGCATAAGCTGCCGGGGAGCGAAGCGCCCGATACCCTGCGCGGCCAGTACCGCAGCAGCCGCGCGGTGCGCGAATATCTCGCCGCCCTCGATGCGGCGCTGCCGACGCCACCGGATGAGCCGGAGCCATCCACGCCCAAGCATGTGTCGCCGATCGACCCACAAAGTGCGTGGTCGTCAAAGCATGGCCGCGCCCGGTTTGCCTACGCCACCAACTCCATGATCGACACCGAGACCGGCTGCATCCTCGATGTCGAGGCCAGTCCGGCACGCTTCGCGGCGGAGGTGGCGACGACGCGGGTCATGGTGGAGCGCGTCGGTCAGCGTCTCGGTATCACGCCCAAACGCATTGCCGCCGACAAGGCCTATGGCAGTGGCCTGCTGCTTGCTTGGCTGTTCGATCGCGAGATTGTGCCGCATATCCCGGTCATCGACCGCCAGCGCCAGGTGCCGGGCATCTTCAGCCGGGATGACTTCACCTATGACCCCCAGAACGACAGCTTCACCTGTCCCGGAGGAAGATCGCTGACATATCGTGGCGACGATCGAGCGCATCGCGTGCATTTCTACCGTCCGAAAGGCAGCGACTGCAAAGCCTGTCCCGTTCGCGAGCAATGCACTACAGGGACACGGCGGACGCTGACCCGTTCGTTCGATCAGGAGGCGCGGGATCGCGCCCAGGCCCTCGCGCAGACCGATGACTATGCCCGATCCCGACGATTGCGAAGGCGTATCGAGCGGCTCTTCGGCCATCTCAAACGTACCATGGGCATCCGAAGGTTGAAGTTGAAAGGGCTCAGCGGAGCGGCAGAGGAGTTCTTGATGGCGGCATCGGCCCAGAACCTCCGTCTGCTCACCAGACCGGCAAGCATGAC
This genomic window from Sphingobium cloacae contains:
- a CDS encoding IS1182 family transposase, with amino-acid sequence MMGKLDGQDRLFYEFRLNDHVPADHLLRRIDTVLDFGFVREHLASSYSAMGRPSIDPELMMRMLLVGYLFGIRSERRLCEEVHLNLAYRWYCRLDLDGRVPDHSTFSKNRYGRFRDGELHRLLFDEVVRRCVEAGLVIGHDTAVDASMVEADANYEHKLPGSEAPDTLRGQYRSSRAVREYLAALDAALPTPPDEPEPSTPKHVSPIDPQSAWSSKHGRARFAYATNSMIDTETGCILDVEASPARFAAEVATTRVMVERVGQRLGITPKRIAADKAYGSGLLLAWLFDREIVPHIPVIDRQRQVPGIFSRDDFTYDPQNDSFTCPGGRSLTYRGDDRAHRVHFYRPKGSDCKACPVREQCTTGTRRTLTRSFDQEARDRAQALAQTDDYARSRRLRRRIERLFGHLKRTMGIRRLKLKGLSGAAEEFLMAASAQNLRLLTRPASMTG
- a CDS encoding lysozyme family protein, with the protein product MSAFADITVQGASTGNRVTNAIAMASRRTGVDFGYLLGQAKIESSLNPHARAATSSARGLYQFIDQSWLAVIDKHGSEYGLGWAADAVSRGANGRYYVSDPDLRQQILDLRNHPETASVMAAEHAADNKAYLEQRLGREAQPVDLYLAHFLGVGGAAKFLSSHDRAPQATAASLFPAAARANRSIFYDKQGHARSFADIRDRFNAKLQKGMDSLGGEVRYADAALPTGAKAVQPADYVRIETQRLASAADVSVRPQPQTARLAYLMLATLGR